From Streptomyces sp. NBC_00370, a single genomic window includes:
- a CDS encoding TetR/AcrR family transcriptional regulator yields the protein MTLRPNASNTSRAPRRDALRNDAIVINAARVVFAEQGPQASMESIASRAGLGVGTIYRRFAGKDALLDAIARLFTEEIDQAAASALADPDPGAGLERFLDFVGAFNAEKRRYAAELADRVSGDEVSATEDRVRHLTRNAVASGYLAPDVTGEDIKALIVAIRGVVAASPDGDDAPWRRFVRVHLAGLRADR from the coding sequence ATGACCCTAAGACCGAACGCCTCGAACACGTCCCGCGCACCGCGCCGGGACGCCCTGCGCAACGACGCGATCGTCATCAACGCGGCCCGTGTGGTCTTCGCCGAGCAGGGTCCGCAGGCCAGCATGGAGTCCATCGCGTCCCGGGCCGGCCTGGGCGTCGGCACGATCTACCGCCGGTTCGCGGGCAAGGACGCCCTCCTCGACGCCATCGCGCGGCTTTTCACCGAGGAGATCGACCAGGCCGCCGCATCCGCGCTCGCCGACCCGGACCCCGGCGCCGGGCTGGAACGGTTTCTCGATTTCGTCGGAGCCTTCAACGCGGAGAAGCGCCGATACGCGGCCGAGTTGGCCGACCGGGTCTCCGGCGACGAGGTGAGCGCGACGGAGGACCGGGTCCGGCACCTCACACGCAACGCGGTCGCCAGCGGCTACCTCGCGCCGGACGTGACCGGCGAGGACATCAAGGCGCTCATCGTCGCGATCCGAGGAGTCGTCGCAGCCTCGCCGGACGGGGACGACGCCCCATGGCGTCGCTTCGTCCGCGTTCATCTCGCCGGGCTTCGCGCCGATCGATGA
- a CDS encoding NAD(P)-dependent alcohol dehydrogenase: protein MRTTTGWQSLDPTSNTLTRVTIDRRDLRPDDIAVRIDYCGVCHSDLHRIHGMLGEKDLVPGHEATGVVAAVGQAVDRFAVGERVAIGTIVDSCGACAMCQVGQENFCYERVTTTYGGTDRIDGTPTQGAYSREYVLREKFAFHLPDGLDPAAAAPLMCAGVSVWEPLRAAGIGPGSNVAVAGLGGLGHIAVKLAAALGADVTALSRDAAKEADALNLGASELLVTTDDAQVAAARGRFDLVLDTIPADHELTPLIGMLGLDGTLCVLGNPLLAGPRLLELGAGRKKLTSSGTGGLRQTAEMLDFCAEHGITADIETLPSSEVDIALDRLAAGDVRYRFVLDMSDLDS, encoded by the coding sequence ATGAGGACCACGACCGGCTGGCAGAGCCTTGACCCGACCAGCAACACACTGACCCGCGTCACCATCGACCGGCGTGACCTGCGCCCGGACGACATCGCCGTGCGGATCGACTACTGCGGCGTGTGCCACAGCGACCTGCACCGCATTCACGGGATGCTCGGCGAGAAGGACCTCGTCCCCGGACACGAAGCGACCGGCGTCGTCGCCGCCGTCGGCCAGGCGGTCGACCGCTTCGCTGTCGGCGAGCGGGTCGCGATCGGCACGATCGTCGACTCGTGCGGCGCGTGCGCCATGTGCCAGGTCGGGCAGGAGAACTTCTGCTATGAGCGGGTGACCACCACCTACGGCGGCACCGACCGAATCGACGGCACTCCGACACAAGGCGCCTACAGCCGCGAGTACGTCCTGCGGGAGAAGTTCGCGTTCCACCTGCCCGACGGGCTCGACCCGGCCGCCGCCGCCCCGCTCATGTGCGCCGGCGTCAGCGTCTGGGAGCCCTTGCGGGCGGCCGGCATCGGCCCGGGCAGCAACGTCGCCGTCGCCGGTCTCGGAGGGCTCGGCCACATCGCGGTGAAGCTCGCCGCCGCACTGGGAGCCGACGTCACCGCCCTCAGCCGCGACGCGGCCAAGGAGGCGGATGCCCTGAACCTCGGGGCCTCCGAACTCCTCGTAACCACTGACGATGCCCAAGTCGCCGCCGCAAGGGGCCGCTTCGACCTGGTCCTCGACACCATCCCGGCCGATCACGAGCTGACACCGCTGATCGGCATGCTGGGCCTGGACGGGACGCTGTGCGTTCTCGGGAACCCACTGCTGGCCGGACCACGGCTCCTGGAGCTCGGAGCCGGCCGCAAGAAGCTCACCTCGTCCGGTACCGGAGGGCTGCGACAGACCGCCGAGATGCTCGACTTCTGCGCCGAGCACGGCATCACCGCCGACATAGAGACGCTTCCTTCGAGCGAGGTCGACATCGCCTTGGACCGCCTCGCTGCCGGCGACGTCCGCTACCGGTTCGTCCTGGACATGTCCGACCTCGACAGCTGA
- a CDS encoding TetR/AcrR family transcriptional regulator: protein MSDNHPARSRRTAERKGDVRERAILDTCEALLARKGYDAMTVGDIAQGAGITRGALYFYFGSKQEVLTALVARTVEHLWERSRVTAQTEEPRRAVTAAMRRTVELWNEHGLVMRTAIDLTLTVPEIGHLWNRTADLFIAAITAVLERAGVEPGTEPQQASAMARALCWMIERTFYHASQESREKLQEASATCEHIWLTSAGLTG, encoded by the coding sequence ATGTCCGACAACCACCCCGCGCGAAGCCGCCGCACCGCGGAACGCAAGGGCGATGTCCGGGAGCGGGCCATCCTCGACACGTGCGAGGCGCTGTTGGCTCGTAAGGGCTACGACGCCATGACCGTCGGCGACATCGCCCAGGGCGCCGGCATCACACGCGGCGCCCTGTACTTCTACTTCGGCTCGAAGCAGGAAGTGCTCACGGCACTCGTGGCCCGGACCGTCGAGCACCTGTGGGAGCGGTCCCGGGTCACCGCGCAGACCGAGGAGCCACGCCGGGCCGTCACGGCGGCGATGCGGCGCACGGTAGAGCTGTGGAACGAGCACGGCCTGGTCATGCGCACGGCCATCGACTTGACGTTGACGGTGCCGGAGATCGGCCACCTGTGGAACCGCACAGCCGACTTGTTCATCGCTGCCATCACCGCCGTCCTGGAGCGGGCCGGCGTCGAACCGGGCACCGAACCACAACAGGCCTCGGCGATGGCGCGCGCCCTGTGCTGGATGATCGAGCGAACCTTCTACCACGCTTCGCAGGAGTCCCGCGAGAAGCTGCAAGAGGCCTCCGCGACCTGTGAACACATCTGGCTGACCAGCGCCGGGCTGACCGGCTGA
- a CDS encoding oxidoreductase has product MEKQNWLITGVSSGLGRAFAQAALAAGHAVVGTVRSEEDLRAFEGLNPGHAHGRILDVTDDDAVRSVVAEVERTVGPLDVVIANVGYGLEGTFEETPQAEVRRQFEVNVFGAVATLRAALPAMRRRRRGHLMAVTSMGGLMAVPGMSAYCGSKFALEGILEALGKEVAQFGIHVTAIEPGSFRTDWAGRSMTRAEQSIDDYDELFTPIREARQKASGNQLGNPAKAGEAVVHIASVEQPPAHLVLGSDALRLVTAARTAVDEDIRAWETLSRTTDFAEGAQL; this is encoded by the coding sequence ATGGAGAAGCAGAACTGGCTCATCACCGGTGTCAGCTCGGGTCTGGGACGTGCCTTCGCCCAGGCCGCGCTGGCCGCCGGGCACGCCGTCGTGGGCACCGTCCGATCGGAGGAGGACCTGCGCGCCTTCGAAGGGCTCAACCCCGGGCACGCCCATGGCCGGATCCTGGACGTGACGGACGACGACGCCGTACGGAGCGTGGTCGCGGAGGTCGAGCGGACCGTCGGTCCGCTGGACGTCGTCATCGCCAACGTCGGCTACGGCCTGGAAGGCACCTTCGAGGAGACTCCGCAGGCCGAGGTGCGGCGGCAGTTCGAGGTCAACGTGTTCGGAGCGGTCGCCACACTGCGGGCCGCGCTGCCCGCCATGCGCCGGCGTCGCCGTGGGCATCTGATGGCCGTCACCTCGATGGGCGGACTCATGGCCGTGCCCGGCATGTCCGCCTACTGCGGCAGCAAGTTCGCCCTGGAAGGCATCCTGGAGGCGCTGGGCAAGGAGGTCGCCCAGTTCGGGATCCATGTGACGGCGATCGAGCCCGGCTCCTTCCGCACCGACTGGGCCGGACGGTCCATGACACGCGCCGAGCAGTCCATCGACGACTACGACGAGCTGTTCACCCCCATCCGGGAAGCGCGGCAGAAGGCCAGCGGTAACCAGCTCGGCAATCCGGCCAAGGCCGGGGAAGCCGTCGTGCACATCGCGTCGGTCGAGCAGCCGCCGGCCCACCTCGTCCTCGGCTCGGACGCCCTGCGCCTGGTCACCGCCGCGCGCACGGCCGTGGACGAGGACATCCGCGCGTGGGAGACGCTCTCCCGTACGACCGACTTCGCCGAGGGTGCTCAGCTCTGA
- a CDS encoding TetR/AcrR family transcriptional regulator, protein MSRSTAGGSTSEARARLLNTATQIFYAEGIHSVGIDRIVAEAQVTRATLYRHFAGKEELVLAYLDLADQGIRGQVATARTSSESAPDQVRAVAASIAEGIRSGGFRGCAFLNAAAEYPDISHPIHQAVLAHRQWFLETVTELLAQTHPTTAGPAGRHLVMLRDGAMAAGCLFDPELISETFINGVEGILQTSTA, encoded by the coding sequence ATGAGTCGGAGTACAGCGGGCGGCAGCACCTCGGAGGCACGGGCACGGCTGCTCAACACGGCAACCCAGATCTTCTACGCGGAGGGGATCCACTCCGTCGGCATCGACCGGATCGTCGCGGAAGCACAGGTGACCCGAGCCACGCTGTACCGGCATTTCGCCGGCAAGGAAGAACTCGTCCTCGCCTACCTCGATCTGGCCGACCAGGGCATTCGCGGCCAGGTCGCCACCGCGCGGACCAGCAGCGAGTCGGCGCCCGACCAGGTACGGGCCGTCGCGGCATCCATCGCCGAGGGCATCCGGTCCGGCGGATTCCGCGGCTGCGCCTTCCTCAACGCGGCAGCCGAGTACCCCGACATCAGTCACCCGATCCACCAAGCGGTCCTGGCCCACCGGCAGTGGTTCCTGGAGACCGTCACGGAGCTGCTGGCACAGACACACCCCACAACCGCCGGGCCCGCGGGCCGGCACCTCGTCATGCTCCGGGACGGCGCCATGGCAGCCGGCTGCCTCTTCGACCCGGAACTGATCTCCGAGACCTTCATCAACGGCGTCGAGGGAATCCTGCAGACAAGCACCGCCTGA
- a CDS encoding alpha/beta fold hydrolase, translated as MNADAGTADQAVEQLRLHDGRVLEFAARGPQDGPVVFLQHGMPGSAVPMDTVWGSAVERGYRVITYSRAGYGASTPVPGRPVAGAVEDGRVLLDHLGVRRCLVAGWSAGGPYALATGAADPQRVSGVLLIASFAPYDAKGLEFVAGMGVQNAVLFGAAVQGEQALRTAVLRMGGALRGSGPADLAAAMASLLPAVDSNELTSAYGADNAANVNHGLARGDAGWLGDLHALTSPWGFDPGSVVVPVDLWHGSLDRMVPVAHARWLAEHLPTARPHLRNHHGHLSIGVGSLGDKLDRLITRTSLTRPV; from the coding sequence GTGAACGCGGATGCCGGCACCGCTGACCAGGCGGTGGAGCAGTTACGTCTGCACGACGGCCGTGTTCTCGAGTTCGCCGCGCGAGGGCCGCAGGACGGGCCTGTTGTGTTCCTCCAGCACGGCATGCCTGGCTCGGCGGTTCCCATGGACACCGTGTGGGGCTCGGCCGTGGAGCGTGGGTACCGCGTCATCACGTACTCACGCGCGGGTTACGGCGCGTCGACTCCGGTGCCGGGGCGGCCAGTTGCCGGCGCTGTGGAGGACGGTCGCGTACTGCTGGACCATCTGGGCGTCCGCCGCTGTCTGGTGGCGGGATGGTCTGCCGGTGGGCCGTACGCATTGGCCACCGGGGCGGCGGATCCGCAGCGCGTGTCGGGCGTGCTGTTGATCGCCTCGTTCGCTCCCTACGACGCCAAGGGGCTGGAGTTCGTCGCGGGCATGGGCGTACAGAACGCCGTGCTGTTCGGTGCCGCGGTTCAGGGTGAACAGGCCTTGCGTACCGCCGTGTTGCGGATGGGCGGAGCCCTCAGGGGCAGCGGCCCGGCGGACCTTGCCGCCGCGATGGCCAGTCTGCTGCCGGCGGTGGACAGCAACGAACTCACGTCGGCGTACGGCGCGGACAACGCCGCGAACGTCAACCACGGCCTCGCGAGGGGGGACGCAGGATGGCTCGGCGACCTCCACGCGCTGACGTCGCCGTGGGGATTCGACCCCGGCAGCGTCGTCGTTCCCGTCGACCTGTGGCACGGCTCCCTCGATCGGATGGTGCCGGTCGCGCACGCGAGGTGGCTGGCCGAACATCTGCCGACCGCGCGTCCCCACCTGCGGAACCACCATGGACACCTGTCGATCGGCGTCGGAAGCCTGGGGGACAAGCTCGACCGGCTCATCACGAGGACGTCCCTGACGAGGCCGGTCTGA
- a CDS encoding dihydrolipoyl dehydrogenase family protein, which yields MDANTYDVIVIGAGPVGENVADRVVQGGLSAAIVERELVGGECSYWACMPTKALLRSTAALRGARQVPGAREAMTGDLDVAALLRRRDSFASHWKDDGQASWLDSAGIPLHRGHGRISSERVVEVTGEDGVVTSLTARHAVVVATGSAALLPDIPGLSEVAPWSSREAAAARAVPGRLAVMGGGVVASEMATAFAALGSSVTMLARDGVLPLAEPFAGERVTASLREVGVSVLLGAEAAAVKRDGDGTVHITLTTGERVEADELLVAIGRTPNTQDIGLGAVGLTPGTWLTVDDTLRVVGDDGAPTSEGWLYAAGDVNRRVLLTHQGKYQARAVGDVIVARAKGEAVEDRPWGRHVATADDRAVPQVVFTEPEIASVGLTAAAAEAAGLRIRVVDHDLAAVAGSALHADGYQGHARMVVDEDRKVIVGFTLVGPDVAELLHAATIAIVGEVPLDRLWHAVPAFPTISEVWLRLLEAYGR from the coding sequence GTGGACGCCAACACGTACGACGTCATCGTGATCGGTGCTGGGCCGGTCGGGGAGAACGTCGCCGACCGGGTGGTGCAGGGCGGGCTGAGCGCCGCGATAGTCGAGCGGGAACTGGTCGGCGGCGAGTGCTCCTACTGGGCCTGTATGCCGACCAAGGCGCTGCTGCGGAGCACGGCCGCGCTTCGGGGCGCCCGTCAGGTACCGGGGGCGCGTGAGGCGATGACCGGTGACCTGGACGTCGCGGCCTTGCTGCGCCGCCGTGACTCCTTCGCCTCGCACTGGAAGGACGACGGGCAGGCGTCGTGGCTCGACTCGGCCGGGATCCCGCTGCACCGGGGCCACGGGCGGATCAGCTCCGAGCGGGTCGTCGAGGTGACGGGCGAGGACGGTGTCGTGACGTCGCTGACCGCGCGGCATGCGGTCGTCGTCGCGACGGGCAGCGCCGCGCTCCTGCCGGACATCCCCGGCCTCAGCGAGGTGGCACCGTGGAGCAGCCGGGAGGCGGCCGCCGCGAGGGCGGTCCCCGGACGGCTCGCCGTGATGGGTGGCGGCGTGGTGGCCTCGGAGATGGCGACGGCATTCGCCGCGCTGGGGTCGTCGGTGACGATGCTGGCCCGTGACGGTGTCCTGCCGCTCGCGGAGCCGTTCGCCGGCGAACGCGTCACCGCATCGCTGAGAGAGGTCGGCGTCTCGGTACTCCTCGGCGCGGAAGCCGCAGCCGTGAAGCGCGACGGTGACGGTACGGTGCACATCACGCTCACCACCGGCGAGCGCGTCGAGGCCGACGAACTTCTCGTCGCGATCGGCCGTACACCGAACACCCAGGACATCGGCCTCGGCGCCGTCGGTCTGACGCCGGGCACCTGGCTCACGGTGGACGACACACTGCGGGTGGTCGGGGACGACGGGGCGCCGACGTCCGAGGGGTGGTTGTACGCCGCCGGTGACGTCAACCGCCGTGTGCTGCTGACCCATCAGGGCAAATACCAGGCGCGTGCGGTGGGCGATGTCATCGTCGCGCGGGCGAAGGGTGAAGCGGTCGAGGACCGCCCGTGGGGCCGGCACGTGGCCACGGCCGACGACCGCGCGGTGCCGCAGGTGGTCTTCACCGAGCCCGAGATCGCGTCGGTGGGACTGACCGCGGCCGCCGCCGAGGCCGCCGGGCTCCGGATCCGCGTCGTCGACCACGACCTGGCCGCCGTCGCGGGATCGGCCCTCCACGCCGACGGATACCAAGGCCACGCCCGCATGGTCGTCGACGAGGACCGGAAGGTGATCGTCGGCTTCACGCTCGTCGGCCCCGATGTCGCCGAGCTCCTGCACGCCGCGACGATCGCGATCGTCGGAGAGGTTCCGCTGGACCGGCTGTGGCACGCGGTTCCGGCGTTCCCCACGATCAGCGAAGTGTGGCTGCGGCTGCTGGAAGCGTACGGCCGCTGA
- a CDS encoding organic hydroperoxide resistance protein yields MTKEIYTGIATSTGDGRAGGHVRTNDGLLDMTLAIPKEMGGPGGATNPEQLFAAGWAACFHSALKAVAAQQKTQIADSAVIVEVGVHPTPEGGFGLNAALHVELSGVEQAVADQLIEAAHAMCPYSNATRGNIAVAIDATVV; encoded by the coding sequence ATGACCAAAGAGATCTACACGGGCATTGCCACCTCTACCGGCGACGGCAGGGCTGGAGGTCATGTCCGGACCAACGACGGGCTGCTCGACATGACGCTGGCGATCCCGAAGGAGATGGGCGGCCCCGGCGGGGCGACCAATCCCGAGCAACTGTTCGCGGCCGGCTGGGCTGCGTGCTTCCACTCGGCGCTCAAGGCCGTGGCCGCGCAGCAGAAGACTCAGATCGCCGACTCCGCGGTCATTGTGGAGGTGGGAGTGCACCCCACACCGGAGGGCGGATTCGGCCTGAACGCCGCGCTGCACGTCGAACTGTCCGGCGTGGAACAAGCGGTGGCGGACCAGCTGATCGAGGCGGCACACGCGATGTGCCCGTACTCCAACGCGACGCGCGGCAACATCGCGGTTGCCATCGACGCCACAGTGGTGTGA
- a CDS encoding ArsR/SmtB family transcription factor — protein sequence MPTDEPPETFHVTTDEQLRAVSNLTRHRIMAVLRFEPATITQIAARVGLAKGSSSYHVRLLERAGLVKVVRTRKVRGVTERYYAMAARSIELPDPGEGGPDVLMRHAVADLEAAPADGERHVRMAHLRLTAEQFAQLGARLEALADEYRELSDPSLPDASLVFALFHPAQPEQPEGGAK from the coding sequence ATGCCTACCGACGAGCCTCCCGAGACGTTTCACGTCACGACGGACGAGCAGCTGCGCGCCGTCTCCAATCTCACCCGCCACCGGATCATGGCCGTGCTCCGCTTCGAGCCGGCGACGATCACGCAGATCGCCGCGCGGGTCGGCCTCGCGAAAGGGAGTTCCAGCTATCACGTGCGGCTGCTGGAGCGGGCCGGCCTGGTCAAGGTGGTGCGGACGCGGAAGGTCCGGGGCGTCACCGAGCGGTACTACGCCATGGCCGCCCGGTCGATCGAGCTGCCGGACCCGGGCGAGGGAGGGCCGGATGTGCTGATGCGGCACGCGGTGGCGGATCTGGAGGCGGCGCCGGCGGACGGCGAGCGGCATGTGCGGATGGCGCATCTCCGGCTCACCGCGGAGCAGTTCGCACAGCTGGGAGCGCGGCTGGAGGCGTTGGCGGACGAATACCGCGAGTTGTCCGATCCGTCGCTGCCGGACGCGTCACTCGTCTTCGCACTGTTCCACCCCGCACAGCCGGAGCAGCCCGAGGGGGGCGCCAAGTGA
- a CDS encoding MFS transporter, whose product MISSVEKLPTGFGRLWTAQTVSSLGDGVTQAALPLIALTLTRDPMALAVVTAAGTLPWLLFGVLGGALVDRWDRRRTMWVADAARAVLLAIPAAAAALDALSIPLLAGVAFLLGLGGLFFDTAATAFLPDLLHRDPALLERANSRLRGAQTAASGFAGPPAGSALLALGRAVPLLADAVSFALSALLVRSLPAMPRPVPEVHESLLRQARAGASYVFRDRVLLGLALRPAVGNIAFLAVETVLALFAHDRLGIDTYGFGLLLTAEATGGLLGAGIASYLGRRLGTGTALTCTAAVEGLAILGLAAAPNPYVAGLALAVCGAGMGATMVLGPSLRQAIVPARLMGRVASTSRMLAMCAAPVGAFLGGWLAATYDIRTPLYAAAGLLLTMTAVTASMTSNRRVEAALRAAAPAGGPDHPASKDPAQEGAVQDSTAPLNQR is encoded by the coding sequence GTGATCTCGTCCGTCGAGAAGTTGCCGACCGGATTCGGACGGCTGTGGACTGCGCAGACCGTGTCATCGCTCGGCGACGGGGTCACCCAGGCCGCGCTGCCGCTGATCGCGTTGACGCTGACGCGCGATCCGATGGCGCTCGCCGTCGTCACGGCAGCGGGGACGCTGCCGTGGCTGCTCTTCGGGGTGCTCGGCGGTGCGCTGGTGGACCGCTGGGACCGTCGGCGCACGATGTGGGTCGCGGACGCGGCGCGTGCGGTGCTGCTCGCGATACCGGCGGCAGCGGCAGCGCTCGACGCGCTGAGCATTCCGCTGCTCGCTGGCGTCGCCTTTCTGCTCGGCCTCGGCGGACTCTTCTTCGACACGGCCGCCACGGCCTTCCTGCCGGATCTGCTCCACCGCGACCCCGCGCTCCTGGAGCGCGCCAACTCCCGTCTGCGCGGCGCCCAGACCGCCGCGTCCGGTTTCGCGGGGCCGCCTGCGGGCAGTGCGCTGCTCGCGCTCGGGCGGGCGGTTCCGCTGCTGGCCGACGCCGTGTCGTTCGCGCTCTCCGCCCTGCTCGTACGGTCGCTGCCCGCCATGCCCCGCCCCGTGCCGGAGGTCCACGAGTCGCTGCTTCGGCAGGCGCGGGCCGGGGCCTCGTACGTCTTCCGGGACCGGGTGCTGCTCGGGCTCGCGCTCCGCCCGGCGGTCGGGAACATCGCCTTCCTCGCTGTGGAGACCGTCCTCGCCCTCTTCGCGCACGACCGCCTCGGCATCGACACCTACGGCTTCGGCCTGCTCCTCACGGCGGAGGCCACCGGCGGTCTGCTCGGTGCGGGCATCGCCTCGTACCTCGGCCGCCGACTCGGCACCGGCACCGCGCTGACCTGCACGGCCGCCGTCGAAGGGCTTGCCATCCTGGGCCTGGCCGCTGCCCCGAACCCGTACGTGGCCGGGCTGGCGCTCGCCGTCTGCGGGGCCGGCATGGGCGCCACCATGGTGCTCGGGCCCTCCCTCCGGCAGGCGATCGTCCCCGCCCGTCTGATGGGCCGGGTCGCCTCCACCTCCCGCATGCTGGCCATGTGCGCCGCCCCCGTCGGGGCGTTCCTCGGCGGCTGGCTGGCCGCCACGTACGACATCCGCACCCCGCTCTACGCCGCGGCCGGCCTCCTCCTGACGATGACGGCAGTCACCGCGTCCATGACCAGCAACCGCCGGGTCGAAGCCGCGCTGCGCGCCGCTGCCCCGGCCGGCGGTCCGGATCACCCGGCGTCCAAGGATCCCGCCCAGGAGGGCGCCGTTCAGGACTCCACGGCGCCGTTGAACCAGCGGTAG
- the nhaA gene encoding Na+/H+ antiporter NhaA: protein MTRLFARPSSWRSAQATASALRSETVGGLLLLAGAVVALLWANSSWKAGYASFTDATFGPDGLHLRLSVAQWASDGLLAVFFFVVGLELKREFVAGDLRSPSRAALPIIAAVGGMIGPVVVYVIVNTVMGGGTLEGWAVPMATDIAFAVAVLAIISTHLPAGLRSFLLTLAVVDDLLAVVVIAVAFSDHISLWPLLGSFAVIAVFGLLARRRITHWWLLGPLGIVAWALMHASGVHATIAGVLLGFAVPALAGSGEQVSLSERFEHHWRPVSAGVAVPLFALVSAGVSLSGGLGATFADPAGLGVGLGLVIGKLVGVFASTYLLARFTHASLDSELSWWDVLGVSLLAGVGFTVSLLIGELAFEPGTDRQNHIKTAILLGSLTAAVLAAVVLRWRNGVYRRLCEAETVDADHDGIPDVYQTPPDRA, encoded by the coding sequence GTGACACGGCTGTTCGCCCGTCCCAGTAGCTGGCGTAGTGCGCAGGCCACGGCGTCCGCGCTGCGCAGTGAGACCGTCGGCGGTCTGCTGCTGCTGGCCGGTGCCGTCGTCGCGTTGCTGTGGGCGAACTCGTCGTGGAAGGCCGGTTACGCCTCCTTCACCGACGCGACGTTCGGGCCGGACGGGCTGCACCTGCGTCTGAGCGTGGCCCAGTGGGCGTCGGACGGCCTGCTGGCGGTGTTCTTCTTCGTCGTGGGTCTTGAGCTCAAACGGGAGTTCGTCGCCGGGGACCTGCGCTCCCCCAGCCGGGCGGCCCTTCCGATCATCGCCGCGGTCGGCGGAATGATCGGTCCCGTCGTCGTCTACGTCATCGTCAACACGGTGATGGGCGGCGGGACACTGGAGGGCTGGGCCGTGCCGATGGCGACCGACATCGCGTTCGCCGTTGCGGTCCTGGCCATCATCAGCACCCATCTGCCCGCAGGGCTGCGCTCGTTCCTGCTGACGCTGGCGGTCGTGGACGACCTTCTCGCCGTGGTGGTGATCGCCGTGGCGTTCAGCGACCACATCAGCCTGTGGCCGCTGCTCGGCTCGTTCGCGGTGATCGCGGTCTTCGGCCTCCTGGCCCGCCGCCGCATCACTCACTGGTGGCTGCTGGGACCGCTGGGGATCGTGGCCTGGGCCCTGATGCACGCCTCCGGGGTGCACGCGACGATCGCCGGGGTCCTGCTCGGCTTCGCCGTTCCCGCGCTGGCCGGCTCCGGTGAACAGGTCAGTCTCTCCGAGCGGTTCGAGCACCACTGGCGCCCGGTGTCGGCCGGGGTCGCGGTTCCGCTGTTCGCCCTGGTCTCGGCAGGAGTCTCACTCTCCGGCGGCCTGGGAGCGACCTTCGCCGACCCTGCGGGTCTCGGCGTCGGCCTGGGGCTGGTCATCGGCAAACTCGTCGGGGTGTTCGCCTCGACCTATCTGCTGGCGCGCTTCACCCATGCCTCCTTGGACAGCGAACTGTCCTGGTGGGACGTCCTGGGCGTCTCGCTGCTCGCCGGGGTCGGCTTCACCGTCTCGCTCCTGATCGGCGAACTCGCCTTCGAGCCCGGTACCGACCGCCAGAACCACATCAAGACCGCCATCCTGCTCGGCTCGTTGACCGCGGCCGTCCTGGCCGCCGTCGTACTGCGCTGGCGCAACGGCGTGTATCGCCGGCTGTGCGAGGCCGAGACCGTCGACGCCGACCACGACGGCATCCCCGACGTCTACCAGACCCCGCCCGACCGCGCCTGA
- a CDS encoding DUF389 domain-containing protein, translating into MLHVRVISPAVSTDEVLRIADDHPAIVNVIKMLGAAHAPKGDFVEFDVAREAANGVLDQLSALGLKDTGAITVEQLDLSISTASEVAEEVAPGDPDDAVVWKELAARTATDTRVTWGFLAFLALATQIAAIGALLDQPILIVGAMVLGPEFGPVAAICFGLLRGDRRLIGAAVRALVIGFTVAIAITLACASVSRLLGWITPGMLDDRPLTDFIIHPDKWSFIVAVLAGVAGILSLTAGKSSALIGVFISVTTVPAAGNIAVAVALAHWHEVGASFEQLGINLAGMLIAGTLTLLVQRTLWARYGMHMSPASRNKTA; encoded by the coding sequence GTGCTGCATGTACGTGTGATCAGTCCTGCCGTCAGTACCGACGAGGTGCTGCGGATCGCCGACGACCATCCGGCGATCGTCAACGTGATCAAGATGCTTGGTGCCGCCCACGCGCCCAAGGGCGACTTCGTGGAGTTCGACGTCGCCCGGGAGGCCGCCAACGGGGTACTCGACCAGCTGAGTGCCCTCGGCCTCAAGGACACCGGCGCCATCACCGTCGAACAACTGGACCTGTCCATCTCCACGGCGTCCGAGGTGGCCGAGGAAGTAGCCCCCGGAGACCCGGACGACGCGGTCGTCTGGAAAGAACTGGCCGCCCGTACCGCCACCGATACCCGCGTCACCTGGGGCTTCCTGGCCTTCCTCGCCCTGGCGACACAGATCGCGGCCATCGGCGCCCTGCTGGACCAGCCCATCCTCATCGTCGGGGCGATGGTCCTCGGCCCGGAGTTCGGCCCCGTGGCGGCCATCTGCTTCGGACTGCTGCGAGGCGACCGGCGGCTGATCGGCGCGGCCGTACGGGCACTCGTGATCGGCTTCACCGTCGCCATCGCGATCACGCTGGCGTGTGCGTCCGTCAGCCGGCTGCTGGGCTGGATCACGCCAGGCATGCTGGACGACCGTCCGCTGACCGACTTCATCATCCACCCGGACAAGTGGTCGTTCATCGTCGCCGTACTCGCGGGGGTAGCGGGGATCCTCTCCCTGACGGCCGGGAAATCGTCCGCATTGATCGGCGTCTTCATCTCCGTCACAACCGTTCCCGCGGCGGGCAACATCGCCGTGGCCGTCGCACTGGCGCACTGGCACGAGGTCGGCGCGTCGTTCGAACAACTCGGGATCAACCTGGCGGGGATGCTCATCGCCGGCACCCTCACCCTCCTCGTACAACGCACCCTGTGGGCCCGCTACGGCATGCACATGTCCCCTGCCTCTCGTAACAAGACCGCCTGA